NNNNNNNNNNNNNNNNNNNNNNNNNNNNNNNNNNNNNNNNNNNNNNNNNNNNNNNNNNNNNNNNNNNNNNNNNNNNNNNNNNNNNNNNNNNNNNNNNNNNNNNNNNNNNNNNNNNNNNNNNNNNNNNNNNNNNNNNNNNNNNNNNNNNNNNNNNNNNNNNNNNNNNNNNNNNNNNNNNNNNNCGCGGCCGTTCTCCGGTCAGGGGGTCTCGTCAATCCTCCCGGCGGCGGTCTCCCTCCCCGTCTCGCCGTCGGGACCGGTCCCCATCGCCCCGGCAGCAGCTCCTCCCCGCCGTCACCGCCAATCCGACCTCCAACCGCTACCAACCCCCCCGCTCCCAAGCTTCGTTCCCGCCGACCAATGGGGGAAACGGGAACCGGGGACACCAGGGcgcaaagaagaagaagggacCTCCTCGCCCCCCGGTTGCCACTCCCGCTGCCGGCGCGGCCGCCCCCCATCCGGGCTCCGCTTCCGCCTCGGACGGTCCGCCGTGTTTCAACTGCGGACTGACCGGGCACTTCCAGGTGGCTTGCCCCAACCCTCCGACGTGCTACCTCTGCAAGGACGCCGGCCACCCCGCGATTCTCTGCCCGGACCGCCCGGTGACGGAGGAGCTTATGATGTACGGCCACGGCATCGAAGGACATGGGCTTCTTCCACATCGAGGTCCCggagctgcccctccctccccctcgctcctggcTCTCGTGACTATCGTTGGCGAGGCCGTCGCCACCCCCGAGCTCATTGAGGCCGAGCTCAACCACTTGTGCAGATGCAAGTGGGATTGGCAGGTGACCTCCACTGCGGCCAACTCCTTCACAGTGATCTTCCCCGACGCTCTGAGCATGGGCTTCTGTACCCGCAACGACAACATCACTTTGGCCCTCAACGGGATTGTGGTGAACATCTCtgagccgaggtgggatcccaaggccGTGGTGGTCCTCGATACGGCCTGGATCCTCATCGCCGGCCTGCCGGATGTGGCCCGGTCTAAGCGCGTCATTCGCGGCATGTCCAAGCTCCtaggcaaggtggtggtggtcgacgagctctctctccgcaaggaggaggaggtccgggtcaaggtGAAATGCCTGGACTCCTCCAAGCTCCAAGCCACGATTCGGGTCTTCTTCAACGACGACGGCTACGACCTCAAGATCTGCCCCGAGCCTCCGAACCACATCGGTCGCCCCCGCTTCTCCGACGACAGCCACTTGAGGGGCGGCCCAGCTGACGACGacggctcccgccgccgccggtccCGCCACTCACGCCCCGAGGATCCTGAGGATGACGAGGACTTGTCTAGGCACTCCCGCTCCCCATCCCCCGAGCCCGCCAACCCACCTCCAGGCCGTGGCGGCTCCGGGGCGGGACGCACCCGGGTGTCGGCCTCTGACCTCGCGGTGGCACTGCGCCTGGCCTCTACGCCGGTCGCGCCCCCTTCGCCTCCGTCCGAGTCGACCAGTGACATCTCCAGTGTGGGCCTGCTCGTCATGCCGCCTTCGTCGCCGCGCTCCCCTTCCACCGTCTCCGCCCTGCACTCCTCGCCGTCGGCCCCGGACCCCCCGGCCACCCCTGGCTCGACCTCCCCGGTCCCCATGGGTGGCGGTGGGGGCCTGCCTCCCCGTCGGCGCGCCAGCTCCGGCCCCCCACCCGCGGGCGTGGCGGTTGGCGACACCCTGGAGCCCATCGCCCCGCTCCCCTCGCCGGTGGCCCCCGACGCCCACCTCGCTCCGCCCACCTCCCCGGCTGCGACGGTGGCTGTGATCGTGACCACTCCGACCGCCGCTCACCCTCCTCCGACGGTGGCGTACGTCAGGCGGCCCCGCTCCACTTCGACGCCGGTGACGGCGTCCCGCCGTAGCGCCCGCCTCGATGCGACCCGTCCGGCGGACTCCCCGGCGTCGTCCGTCGCTGAGCGTGCGGAGCTTCGGGCCGCGGTCCGGAACCTCGAGTCAGGTGTGGATACCGTCCCCCCCAGTTCTTCCAGTTGTTCCTTTTCCGCGCTTGAGGCCGTCCCTCTTGACCACCTCGCCAAGGTGGCTACTGACTCGGCCATAGTTTTTAGGGGGGAGGTTGGTCCCCCCTTAGAACAGATCGCGGCCATTAGGGCTCGCGAGGTCTTAGATGGCAAGCTGGCTGAGACTCGGGCGTGCTTGCTCTGGCCCACCGTGGATTCGAACGCAACCCCCGCGGGTCTGGGCCCTACGGTGGCCGACGGTGTGATCCGTGGCCGCACCCGCTCTCGCACTGCCGCTCTCCGTGCACAAAGCGCCTCCCGTgtcttggggtcaagcagcccccccaTGGGGGTTTAGATGCGGGCCCTTTTTTGGAACAttcgcggcttcggccatgagggccgccgccgccaactcatCGAGTACATACGAGACGAACACATCGACATCATTGCCATCCAGGAAACCATGCGCACTGAGTTCTCCCTCCAGGAACTCGAGTGTCTTAGCTCTCACCTCTTCGcttggcattggctcccttctagtgggaccacTGGCCACTCTGGCGGCATCCTGTTAGgggtgaaggatgccacctttgaggttggGGGCATGGATCGGGGGGAATTCTTCGTGAGTATGGAGATCTTCGAGCGGGCCCTCAACTTCAAATGGCAGGTCGTGATTGTCTATGGTCCGGCGGACCATCGCCGCTCCCCGACCTTCTTGGAGGAGCTTCATCTGAAGATCTCCAACTCTCTCCTCCCAGTAGTTGTGGGCGGAGACTTTAACCTCATCCGATCCCCGGATGAGAAGAATAATGACCGGATTAACCTCCCCCGGATGCAGTTATTCAATGACTGGATCGCGGAGCTGGGTCTCCGTGAGCTGGGACCGGACGGGTGCCTGTTTCACTTGGACTAACCGTCAGGCTGACCCGACGCGATCCGTCTTGGATCGCGTCCTAGTTTCTCCGGAATGGGAATTATGCTGCCCCCTGGCCTCGCTTCGTGCGATTACCCGGATCGGGTCTGACCatgtccctctcctcctctccacgGCCGACGAGCGCCCCCCCTCCCCGCCGCGTTTCCGGTTTGAGCTCTTCTGGCTCAACCAGGCCGGCTTCCGGGAGGCGGTTGCCGCTCGCTGGATCTCTGCCCGCTCTTCCCCTCATCGCGCCATGTCTGTTGTTGACTCGTGGCACTTCTGTGCCAAGCTTGCCCGCCAATTCATGAAAGGGCGGGGTGCAAACCTTGGCCGGGATCTCAGAGAACGAAAAAAGGCCCTCCTGCTGGCTATTCAAGCTCTGGATGCCCGTGCTGACACGTCTGGAATCTCCCCAGATGAGTGGATGGTGCGATATGACCTTGAAGACCAGCTCTCAACCATCTACACGGATGAAGAGGCCTACTGACGTATGCGTGGTACCCAGCGGTGGGTACTTCGGGGAGATGCCAACACCGCCTATTTCCAGGCGGTGGCGAACGGCCGCCGGCGCCGAAACTCCATCCATTGCCTCTGGGATGGAGATACCCCTCTCGTTCGCCCCTCGGCCATTCGTACCCATGTAGATGGCTTTTACAAGGCCCTATTTACCCCCACCCCTCGGGGTGGGGCTAGTCTCGCCCCCGACATTTGGTCGGGTGCCCACTTGGTTTCTGATGCGGCCAATGCTGCTTTGGTGGCCCCCTTCGCCGAGGATGAGGTTCTCGCGGCTATCAAAGGGATGAACCCCTCCTCGGCCCCGGGTCCGGATGGCCTGCCAGTTACGTTTTTTAAGACGTTCTGGCCGACCATCAAGCCGGAGGTCATGGCCCTGTTCGAAGAATTCTTCTCTGGCACCATGGATCTTGGGCGCCTCAACTATGGCATCGTGACCCTTATCCCCAAGGTCCCGGGCGCCTCCGAAATCCGCCAATTTCGGCCAATCACCGTGATCAATGTGATATTCCGGATcctggccaaagggtacgccaatagggtgaccctgctcgCGGATGCGATTACCCACCCGAACCAATCCGCCTTCATTAAAGGCCGATTTATTCTGGATGGGGTTCTGGTACTCCACGAAGTCCTCCATGAGGTCCGGTTGAGACACCATCGGGCAGTGTTTCTGAAGCTCAAATTCCACAAGGCCTATGACACGGTCCACTAGCCCTTCTTGCGAGAAGTCTTGCTTCGCAAGGGCTTCGACGACCGGTGGGTGACTAGGGTTATGCAACTTGTCTCCTGTGGACGGACCGATGTGAACATCAACGGGGACATTGGGCCCTACTTCCACACCCTCTGTGGGGTTCGTCAAGGCGACCCTTTCTCGCCGTTTCTGTTCAACATGGTGGTTGATGCCCTGGAATCCATCCTTGATAAGGCCAAGGATGCTGGCCATATTCGCGGCGTCGTCCCTCACCTAgtcggagggggaggggtctccctcCTCCAATATGCGGACGATACCATAATTATGGAGGGCACCGTCCAGGACATCGCTAACCTAAAGTTCCTCCTCCTGtgcttccaacagatgtcgggCCTAACCATTAACTTCGATAAGAGCGAAGTGATGGTGCTCGGGTTCCCCCCCGAAGAAGCACAGTCCATAGCGAACCGACTTAATTGTCGGTTGGGTTCTTTCCCCACGACTTACTTGGGGATCCCCATTAGTGACTCGCGCCTCACCGTGGCGGACCTCCGCCCCACGGTGACCCGTATGCAACATCGGGTTGAACCCTGGAAAGGGCGTTGGTTGTCGAAGGCTGCTCGGGTGATCCTTATTAACTCCTCGCTTGCTAGCATCCTGtggttcctcatgagcttctataGCCTCCATGAGACCCTCCATCAGGAGATCGCCAAGTACCAATCTAGATTCTTCTGGGCAGGGGAGGGGGATAAGCAGAAGTACCATATGGTTAGCTGGCCCGATATCTGCAAACCCAAGGACCAGGGAGGTCTTGGGATCCTGTCCTCCCGCCGCATGAACATAGCCCTCCTGACTCATTGGCTCTGGCGCATTGCCAATGGTGACGGAGGTCTATGGCTCACCATCATCCAGAACAAGTATCTCCGTGGACAGCCCCTTGCTTTCTGTCAGCGCTCGGGCGGCTCCCAGTTCTGGCAGGCCGTCGTCCAGCTGCTCCCGGTTCTCCGTATTGGCACTTCCATAGCGGTTGGTACCGGATCATCGACCCTGTTCTGGTTTGATCGATGGCTTGGTGACTCCCCCTTGGCCGCGCGATTTCCTGCGCTCTTCACTATTGCAGTTGACCCCCGTATATCTGTCGaggcggcccttattgacttagggcgcctcgcctTCCGCCGCCCCTTCGGCCCTCCAGAGGTTGCTGCCTGGGACGCCCTTATGCTGGACATCGCCCTCCTCCCTATGGACGGCGTTGGCTCCCCGGATGTCACATCTTGGCGGCTTGAGCCCTCCGGCTGcttctccaccaaatccctctacgCGGCCATTGCACCCTCGACGGCCCCCGAACCCTTTAGTTTGATTTGGGATATTCGCCTGCCCCTGAAGATCaggatcttcatgtggcaatggattcgcAGTCGCCTCCCGACTGGCGTGGAGGTCCGTAAGCGGAATGGACCTGGGAACGGGATGTGCCCCTTGTGCGACACGATGgaggatgctaaccacatcttcTCGTGCTCTACGGCTCGGTTCCTTTGGTCCTGCTTCCGCGAGACGGTTGGGGGCCAGTGGTGTAACACCAACTTCCCTGACCTGCTTGCGGAAATCCATGCCTCCCCCCCTCGCTACCGCCATATTAGATGGCTCTGCGTTGGGGTCCTCGCCTGGACGCTCTGGACCGTTCACAATAAGCATTCAGAAGGTCCCACTTCGACGTGCTACTGACGCCATCTTTAAAATGTGTGgatacttgcagctttggcggccgcttagccaccCCCAGGATCGGGCCATCATCAACAACCTCATCGCCGACCTTCGCTCGATGGCCTTCAGCTTGGCGCCCCCGCTCCccccgccaccaccggagccagacTAGATGCTGTGCCGCACCCTCAGTGTGCGCGCCTTTTTTCGTTTttcagggcttgttgagctgtgccctcagcattaaccTATTTGACTACTTGCGGTGTTAgacctctgtgtgtgtgtgtttgttggtGAACCTTGTTGGTGTtgggctttatctataaagcggggcgaaagcctttttcggtaaaagaAGTTGGCTGTAAGTGGGTCGGAGAAGGGTGGTCGTGTGTACGTGTGGAATTCATCGTTTTGTTGTTCTTATTTGTAATAGGAAGAAAGGAtttacaatgttcatgcttaactgTTTTGTAGAGCGAATAATAACTGAAGAAAAACCCACGAAGAACCAACCAGCCATAGGAGCCTGGAAAAAAATTCACGCCCAAAAGAAAACTCGCGCGGCAGGGCGCGTGTATCTCTCTAGTTTATACTAACTAGTAAATGCGTACGTGCAATGCCCGTTAATATTAGGACGAAAATTAATTGCACatttatattaggtaggatatcAAATATGCGTTAATTATGTGATTAGCACAAACATGTATGATATTAATtgcacgctaaacatgttgagcaCTCACCATTGGAGcaatctaggtcgttggattgacatggttCATTAATTGGATCTTTTTATATTTGTAGATAGGGGTAGATAAaggtatagatagatatagataaaaTGTCTTTTTCATGAATTGTAGTTCAAACAAGAATAACTCACTGATGATCTATCTGTCACTTGTCCAATATATTGGGTCATGAAAGGGAAACCAACTGAAGCCTGATTATTTACCTTGTTTGAAATTGGTTTTCTTGAATGTGGTGCTCCTGTTTCTTTTGGCTTCAAGATCTGGAAAGAACACATTAAGCTTTCATCTATGCTTAACAAAGCACCCGCATTATCAAATTCTCCACAGTAGTTTGGAGCTGAAAAGATGGTGACTAATCTCCTTTCTGCAAAGAACTCATAGCCATCCTCTACCACCTGAGGACATTCATGCTTCAGTTATATAAATGCCATGATGGATAAGATAAAAGTAAGGTAGAGCAATTTCCGCCTACCTGGTGAGCTCGGCAAATGAGGTCAAGATcattcttctccaaaaattctacaagcTTATCCGCACCGAAAGTACAAGCAACACCTCTGTCACTCTCCCCCCACCCTTGTGTGTCAGAACTAGGATCAGACCAAAGCAAATCACATAGAAGACCATAGTCAGGAATTTCAACAGGCCTCTCAATATCCTTAATTTGATCTAAGCTATTCAATTCAGGTGAGAGGCCACCATGCATACAGAATATCTTATCATCAATAAGCGCTGTCATAGGCAAGCAGTTGAAGCAATCACAGAATATCTTCCACAGACGAACATTGAATCTCCTCTTGCATTCATCATAGAAACCATAAACTCTGTTAATTTTTGCATCTTCATGGTTTCCTCTCAACAGGAAAACCTTATCAGGGTACTTCACTTTATACGCCAGAAGCAGACATATGGTTTCCAAGCTTTGTTTGCCTCTATCCACGTAGTCTCCAAGGAAAAGATAAGTCGAAGTTGGAGGATAGCCACCCAAATCGAacagcctcagaagatcaacaaacTGACCATGGATATCACCTACAAGGCAAAAGGGGAGAATGTTCTATAATGACAGATTCCGAAACGTAACAAAAGGATGAAATATGATCCCAGGTGACAAGTCCAAATATGGAGAGATGGCCAAGGACAACAAAAATATGTATAAGAGATTTCATAACGAATTCAACCAAATGTGTGAGTCTACTTGTACTTCCTAAAGATGGAAAAGGGGTTTTGTACAACAAGTGGTGCACAGTTTTACGACGGTCCTTATTCTGAGAATATTAAATAACCGACCTGATTTTCATAAAGGTATTAAAAGAATAGGGTTCTGTTGGGCATCACTGCCTTTCAGAATGAAAACAACAGAATAAAGATATGAATAACCTATTATTATGGTATTAAAAAACCATTTTGATACCAAGTAAGCACTTGAGTCTTACAGAAAAAACTTACAAAGAAAAATTATTACTAACTACATTGAAACAAAATGATCATCGTGTCAGTAACTTTAAGAATGCAAAATCTTGAAATAGTTGTGTTACACATAACAAACACAGTCGTCAAACAGCAAAGTCATAATTGTCATGACATAGGGTAGCACACGCAGATGAAGTGTCAAGAGGTTTATGCATTTGCCACGTAGCTGAGGGACGCCCATTTGTACTATTCTACCcttctatcaatgaaaagatacgCAACCTGTGTATTCACGAAAAAACTTTGTTAGGAAAGAGTCCAATCGATTTAGCAGTTGGATTAGACTTGTGATAGACTTACCGGCCTCTCGGTCAAGTCTTGTGTACTATATAAAGGGGCTGACCCTCTCAATAAAGGGTAGAAGAATATTGTTGTCTACCTTTACCTACCTTTTAGTAATTATTAGGGTTATGTCAGTAGTAGATCCTTCCAATTGGACATTTCAAATTTAAACCACTTATCATCCTAAAATGTATAAAAGGATAACACAAGTGTACCCATAGAGCAAAGACTACCAACTCTGGCCATTGACCACGCTGCAAGAACACCGGCCAAGATTCTTAAATTGGACATTTCAGATTCCTAAATTTCAGACATCATACCTTATGTCAATATTTCAACAGAGTATACTTGTTCTTACAGAAAACGTTACCGGGTCTCAACAGTCAATACCCCGAATCAACCTTATGCGCCAGACATCGGGAAAAATCGAACATAAATAATCCATCTCTGGGAATCAGGCATATACGGCCCAAATGCGCAAACGCGCCACAAAGAGGAGGGCGCGCGTATGGTATGCCCGAATCAGAGGGTAGTGGAGGGGCCTTGAGGCCGGTGCTCACCGCAGATCTTGACGGGCGCGGGAATGCGCAGGAGGTTGGGCTGCGAGAGGAGCACCCTTTTGGCCTCGACACAGAGCTGGCGGATCTCCGCCTCCGACAGCTGGACCTGGCGCCCGCCGCGGCCCCCTTCGACGAGCCGCCGAACCACCTCATCCAACGCGGCCCCATCCATGGCGCCCATCGATGCCCgcgtcatcatcatcttcaccgctCTCCACCGGCTCGATCCTTAGACGACGACGGAGGTGCGAGGAGGATTAGAAATGGAGGAGGGTACTCTCGGAAAAAAAAATGGACGACGAGGTGGTCGGGATTGGATAATGGCGTGGTAATTATGGTTTTTTTTTAACGAACGTGGTAAATATGGTTTTTTTGTGTGGTCATTAGGTTGTTTATCTACTACTAGTAGTATTTTTTTATGTGGTAATTAGGTTGTTTATCtactagtaatattttttttatttatCCCCTGATGGAACAATCATCAAAATAAACACCGATGCAGCAATTCATCTGGATGGCGGCAATGGCGGAGCAGGGGGTGGCGCGTTCAGCTGGTCGCCTCTTGGGAGCATGGAGCAAACCTCTTGTGGGTGTCACGGACCCCCTTATTGCTGAAGCAATGGCTGTACGGGAAGGCGTGCGCTTTGCGAATCTCAGAGGATTTCAGGAGGTGATCATCGAAACAGATTGCCTGGAGGTTGTGGAACTCTCGAAGAATCGTCACAATTCCTTCGTGGTTGTGGCACCATTGTTTTATGAGATAGGAGAGCTAGCTACTACCTTTTCTTTATTTGATATTATTCATGTAACCCGGTCAGCAAACTATCCAGCTCATCTCTGTGCCAAGCGTGCTTGCACACTAAGTATGACTGAAAGTTGGCTGGAAGAGACCCCTAGCTTCCTGGTGAGCAGTCTGTTGGCTGACGATCCAGCGAATGCTTTTGTTTGAATAAAGCTCTCACTATTGCCCGCAAAAAAAACGCACGTATCCAAATAATCTATAAAAATACATTAATTTTGTATTTCCATTGTTATTTCTCTTTTAGTCAGCCTTTTCAACCATTTAAATGTGTGTTATATCGAATGAGCGCGTGTGTAACACACGATTGATACACATATCTTCACATAAAATTCACGATCATGTAAATATATTGTAATTATTACTTTCAAAAATACTTAAAATAACATGTAAGCAAGATTATCTAGTACTCCATAAAATTTAACATCCAAAGACCACAAGATGATATGCACGATTACGAATTTTTGATATATTCAATAATAAATATCATTAGAAATCTTACTAATAGTTTTAGAAATTTTTCCAATGATGATGATAGAATCACACAACCAAACTGGTCATGCTGGAGGAAAATAAAATTGGACAACTTTCAACTCTGATATAAACCAAATGATTAAAAGAGTTATCGACAAAATAACTGAATTGGACAACACCTTTTTTTAGAGGAACGCCTTTGCTTATTATTACTTGATCAAATGGGCTATTGATTGTCGATCAAGAAAGAAGAACAATAGAGACACGCATGACGCTCAATTTGGTATATGAATATATGTTATGGATGACTTAATTAGGCCACATAAAGCACGATCATTTGTTATAACGAAACTACTCCATATACGATGGACAGTGTCCAATTTTTATACGACCAGTAAATTCGACAAGGACTGCCCTCTCAATCTCAATCTCATGCACGAGCGGCCGGATTATACACATCGTACAGAAAACGCAAGAGATCTGTTATACGTAGCACGGTTAAACAGCAATCCCTCTAAAAGGAACATTTGCtataaaaaagaaaactaaaaaagatAGCGACGGCTGCCCTTTCAATCCCACTGAGAATTGATTCTCAGCTTCTCACCGCATAGACACTTCGCTTTCCCCACCGCCTGCCGTCCCCGTCACGCCGCCTCCTTCCAGCCACGACGTCGCCCGGCGCCTCCTCCCCACCCCCACCCTCGCCTCCTCTTCCCATCACGGCGTCGCCCCGCCGCATCCTCTCCCCACCACGGCCTCGCCTCGCTGCCAACCCTGCCGGTTTTCCCTAGATCAACTCTGCCGCCGCCGTGTCCCAGCGCAGATCAATGTGCGAGCTGCTGGACACGATGAGGGAGCGAACCGAGATCCACTACACGAGCACCTCAGGCTCAGGCGGCGCCAGATGGAGTGGATTCGTGCTGTCGTAAGGGCCATGGAGCTCGGGACGCCGCGCTCTCCCCTGCTCCTACGCCATCAAGCATCACCAACTCATTAGGGAGGATGCTTCTTCTTCTACCGTGCCGCCATGGAAGGTCTCcctccctgttggaaatatgccctagaggctataataaaatggttattattatatttctttattcatgataattgtctattgttcatgctataattgtgttatccggaaatcgtaatacatgtgtgaatacatagaccacagcacgtccctagtgagcctctagttgactagcccattgatcaaaagatagtcatggtttcctgactatggacattggatgtcattgataacgggatcacatcattaggagaatgatgtgatggacaagacccaatcctaagcatagctcaaaga
The Triticum dicoccoides isolate Atlit2015 ecotype Zavitan chromosome 3A, WEW_v2.0, whole genome shotgun sequence genome window above contains:
- the LOC119268097 gene encoding serine/threonine-protein phosphatase PP1-like, which codes for MMMTRASMGAMDGAALDEVVRRLVEGGRGGRQVQLSEAEIRQLCVEAKRVLLSQPNLLRIPAPVKICGDIHGQFVDLLRLFDLGGYPPTSTYLFLGDYVDRGKQSLETICLLLAYKVKYPDKVFLLRGNHEDAKINRVYGFYDECKRRFNVRLWKIFCDCFNCLPMTALIDDKIFCMHGGLSPELNSLDQIKDIERPVEIPDYGLLCDLLWSDPSSDTQGWGESDRGVACTFGADKLVEFLEKNDLDLICRAHQVVEDGYEFFAERRLVTIFSAPNYCGEFDNAGALLSIDESLMCSFQILKPKETGAPHSRKPISNKAPTVDNA